The Papio anubis isolate 15944 chromosome 2, Panubis1.0, whole genome shotgun sequence region CAATGCAACCACCCTGCACACCCACACCACCCTGACTTCTCATGCACACGCCGACACCAGCACACACAACACCTGCAGGATCACGAGTCTGGAGATGGGGGACAGAGAGGCAGCCCCCGGCTCCCTCCACTCAGCAAGGGCTCTGCCCCTAACTCCTCCTGACCGGTGGCCGCCAGGATGGATCCACTCAGCAGGGCACGACCGAGCCCTCCGAGAAGACAACGTGGAGTCTCTGGGGTGGTTCTGGCCCCCAACCCCAACCTCGCGACCACAGCAGCGCCACAGGGCGGCCCAAGAAGTAGGCAAGACAATGAGGGGGCAGGGCCAAGCTGGAGGGGCGCGGCCTCAGGTGTTGTCGGCCCCGCCCGGCGAAGGAATGCAAACGCGCTTGCGGGACGCCTGGCCGGGTTGCGGTCTTGGACGAATGGCGTGCGAGGGCGACCGGATGAAGAGATGAAATCTTGGGGAAACCACGAGCCGGGGCGAGATGTGGGGCAGGGACTGCACGgccggggaaactgaggcccagttcAGCGACGGCCACGCGGAGGGGGGCGAGTGAGCCCAGAGGGGGTCACGGGCCAAGGGAACGCGAGCCAGGCGAGACTGAGACCGCGACCCTGGGACCGTGGCTACGGCAGTCCGAGACGCCGCGCGCGCACGCACAGTCGGAGAGCAGCTACAAAACTAGGCCAGGTTTATTGCCGATAAGGGAGAACCGGGGCCGCCGTTAGGAATTAAGGCCACAGGCGGCCCTCGTGCTCTGACGAAACGGGGACTTGGAAGCCGGGGAACCCCGCCCCAGACTGTGCAAAAAGTGCTGCTACGGCCACAGACGCCAGCGCTGACTCTCAGGGCCGCCCCTCAGCCGGCGAGGGGCAGGACTTCCGCCCGCCAATCCCTGAGGGAGTAACATCGCCCGCCAATCCCTGAGTTGGGCAGGGTGGGGCCCCGCCCACCCCCTGGGCGGCCCACCCCGGGGTGTTCCCGTCGACTTCTGGGCGGGGCCTTCCGGGCCAAGCCCGTCGGGGGCGGGGCCCGAGCAGCCGGACTGGCCAGGTTCAGCGCGCCTCAGCAGGGTTGTATTCCGTCTCTCCCGAGGACACCTGGGAGATCCGCCGCGAGGACCGCCACAGCTTCCGCGCGAACTGGCTGCTGCGCACCTGGTGGGCGTAAGGGTTGAGTAGGGTCAGCTGGGACCGCCGCGCTGCGCCCCGCCCCGTTCGAGGGGCCTCCCCACCCTCGCCCCATCCTCACCTCAGAAGGCTGCCCGGCGCCCACCACGATGAGCTTGCCGTCCTCCAGGCCCACCAGCACGTGGCTGCGCTCCTTGGTCACGGCCACGCTGCGGATGGCCACCTTCATGGGCAGGGGAGGCGCGGCCGGGAGCAGTCTGGAAGGGAGAGGGGATATACACCAGCTTGCGACTGCAAGGGGGTTTTGCGACCAGCAGATACCCCTTATCCCATATACCCTCTCTGTCCTCATTTTAAGGATGGCTAAATTGAAACTTTTATACACAAAGAAATCTCCCACAACTGTGGCTAAGCCGAGGCGCAGGGCAAGACCTCCCTATGGGAAGATGAGGGGACAGGTAACAAACCTTGAAATATGTGCCCACAAACATGTATGGTGTGTGGATTCCTAGGGGGAATCTCCCCCCGCTTTATTCTACACCAATGACCACAACCTTCAGGGGCCATGAACTCATAAATGGGGGGGCTTACGTGTTTAGTTGGAGGATGTGCAGGGCGCACTGGGCGGTGCCCAGCAACACAAAGTCCTCTGTCACCGTCAGGGCTGTAGGCTGCTCTGCCAGGGGCAGTGAAGCCCGCAACTTCCCATTGACCGAATACAGGTGCAAGGAGTAGGTGACCTGGAGGAAGCAGGGAGTGTCAGCAAGGACAGGATCCCAACTGCCCCTCCATCTTTGCTGGGTACCCCTTCCCCATACCTGGGCCCCAGGACGTTCCCACGCTGAGCTCTGTACCACAATCTGGCCTTCGGACCCCAATGCCAGGTGGAAAATAGGTCCAGGCACTGAGGCACTCGGAGGCTGTAGTGCTGCCACAAACTGGCCACGGCGTACAGTGTGTATGATCACAGTTCCATCCTGCAGGAAGGCAACTTAGGGTCCTGGGCAGGAATCTGGGCTCCAGGGGGATTGCCCAGCAAACTCACCCTCCCCAgggcacatgcatacacacacctCAGATCCAGACACAGCCATGTCAAGTTCAGTGTTGATGGccacacagctcactgcagccccatgCCCATACAGGACCTGCACAGGCTTTGGTGCCAGGCCTACTGACAGACCACCCTGTGGATGACCAGGGTTGGCTTAGGACTGGCCCCTGAGGCTCAGGAAACGAAGGCCTTGTCCAAGACTAGAGAGCTGGAGGGTCATGGAACCCCAGACTTGCTCATGGTagcaaagggaagggaaagacagGAGGGCAGGACCGGAAGGCCACCGAGGGATGGATGGGCTGTAGGTCTGGGCTATGGGGACCCCACAGAGCTGCCTATCAGGCACACCTGATGCAGGAGCCGCCACACCATGCATGTGGTGTCCCGGGAGCCTGAGATGAGGTAGATGCCACAGGTGTCCAGTGCAAGGCAGGTTACTACATCTGCACGGGAAGGGGAGGGTACAGGCAAAATGGAGGAATCACATCCGCTCCGGCCAGCCTCAGAACCCGGCCCCATACCTGCGTGCCTCCAAGGCTGTTCATACCAAGGTGGCGGCTGAGCTGGCTCAACAGCTTGCCACGGGATAGTGCAGTCACTCGCAGGCTGCCATCCCAGTGGCCCCCGCTGAATAGCAGCTTTCCGTCAGGGGCCACTGCCAGTGCTTGTCCGCTCACACCACTGTCTGGCACCCATGGGCCACTCAGCAGTCGCTGCGTCCTGACCCAGTGAGGGGGATGGCAAGTGAGGCCAGGCCACATGGAAGAGACCCAGGCCCTCAGGGAGCCTGGTCAGACCTTTCCCCTGCAGCTGGCCTACATTCTGATTAGGGAGAGGAATAATTCAGGGTGCAGAGCATTTGTAGCCCACCCCACCCACAGCCCTCTGTCCTACTTGTGGCTGCCCATGGTGGGGTCTTTGCTGAAGCTGAAGTAGTTGCTTATGTTGCGGTCATAGGGCAACCAGCTGTGGGTACCCAGCAGCCCACTGGCACTCACGGTCACCTGAAGGCAGGAGGGGGCAGAGATGGGTTtgtggcagaggcagaggggGAGTGGAGCTGAGCTAGGGCTCTGCACAATGCACTTACCAACAGGTCTGGGGAACCCTGGGTGATGAAGGAGTGGGGCTGCCGGTGGGGGACCAGAGCTAGCACCAGGGGTACACCATCACTGACGACCTGCAGGGACAAGGGCAGGCCTAGCTATGCCTGAGTACTATCAGATTACACTATCTTCTCCCTGAAGCATCATCCCTTCCTTTACCCTCAGTCCCCAGGGGTCACGGAGTAGGTATCACAGATGCAGAGGTCCCTCCAAGCAACAGGCAGAGACTTTAGGAGGGCATCTCAGAAAGTGGGTGAGAAGCTGGGACAGACGTGGAAGATGCTTCCAGAGTATCACGCTTAGTTTCAACCTTGGTCCTCCCACCCTGTTATTCCTTGTCCCCCTAGCCCAAaggcaggaagagagggaaaCCTAAAAAAAAGTCAGGCCTGGGGGCAACATTCAGGAATGTTCCTGCCTAGGAAGGCGATGGAAGGGGTCCAAGGACAGATCTCCTCCCTCCTGATCTCCCTAAGGCTTTCAGAGCTTGTTAGGTGAGTCAACACTTTATCCTGGCCCTGATGAGGAGGGCACCCCTCCTGCCCCCATACTCTTCCCATGTTAACTCATTTTCTAAGGTGCTTTGAAATCAGTGACCTTGATTAGGGTTCCCATCTGCCCCAAGTGGTTGGTAAGGACAGTGGGGTTAAACCCATTTCACATAATATAAAGTTGAGGTCCTGTCTTCCTCTCACCTCTGCAAAGAATGCCTTGAGTTGGTCCAGGTGCTGGAAGATGCTAGGTGAGTTAGTGTCCAGGCGTGCAAGGCGATGGGCTGCTTCCTCAGCTGAGAGCCGAGTTGGATGTGGCTCCTGTGGGCAAGTGGCTGGTCAGCACCATGGCGTGGGCATCCCTGGCCACTATCCTCTAAGCTGGCTTTACCTTCAGCAGCTGACAGGGAGTTTGCCCAAAGTTGCTGATAATACCCTCCAGAGCCTTCCGTTCCCGCTCATCTGTCACATGGTCCAGGTCTACAGCCCCTGGGAAGGTAGGCAGAGCAGTCAGGGCTCCCCACGTGCCCTCTGCATCCACCCCTCCTGATTTTGTCCTGGCCCCAACAGTCCAGCACACTGCCCACCCTCATAGGTGCAGTAATAGAAGACATTGAGGGCCTCCTCGGCAGCTGGCCCCCGCTGCTTGTAGCCAAAGATGAGGTCGATCCACTCGTGCAGGTGGGCAGACACATACTCCGACTCCTGGGAGTAGGGAGGCAGCAATCAGTGCAGGGACGGCTGACCCCCCATGACCTTCAGAACCCCGGCTGCCTGCCATTTGCCTGTGGTTGCTTCCTCACCAGAGCCTGGCGGTGCTGCTGGATGAAGTCCTCAGGAGAGCTGGCCCACGGGGGCAGCACTACATCGCCCACCTTCTCGTTGGTCAGCTGGAGACAGCCCAGGTCAAAACCTGGCACAAAGGACTGCGTCAGCTGTCTCCCTGTCCATCCCAACTGCCCCCTGGCCACTCCACCATCTGCCCTCCATCCCCACACCTGCCCGCTCCAGTGCCAGCACCTCACACCTACCGTTCTGGTTCTCCAGGAAGTCAGGAAAGTAGAAGAATTCTGGGATGAGCTCCTTCACATCGGCGGGGCTCTCCAGGCGtgcctgccaggctgctgccacTGAGTGGAACTGCCGGTCGGAGCAGTcaaagctgggggaggggcatgggGCCAAGGTGAGGTGGGGAGAATGGGAACAGGGAGGGAGATGCTGTGgctggagggaagaagggagccAAGGGTGGGCCCAGGATGTGGGGAGGACCAGCCTCCTCCCCCAGTCTGCCCACCAGCCCCTGGGCTGTACCGGCCACTCTGCAGCTGGACGTGCAGGGAGGTGAAGGGCTCCACGCGGATAAGGTAGTGCATCACGCCTGCTGCATTGGAGTAGTGGGTGCCATAGTGGAACTTGTCAATGGTCCCCGCTGGGTCCTCAAAGCTTTCATACCTGGGGCCACAGTTGGACATGTCAGCAGAAGCCCTCCCCTCACCTTTCCCTACCCGCTAAGCCCAGCCCTGCCCGCATGCTCACTTCTCCCTCACGAGCTGGGCATGCTTGGGGTTCACCACACCGATGGGCTTAGACAGGTCCCGGAAGACGGCTGGGTTGCTGAGGTCCAGGGTTGGGGACACGTAGTCCTGCAGGACCCAGGGGAACTGGCCGCCCACCCAAGCAGGGGCTGCATGAGGGCCCTGACGGCCTACCagcccaccctgccctgccctcaccctcaccctcaagAAGGCGGGTACAGAACCTGCCCACAGGTTGGGGGAGCACCACTTAGAGGGGTCACAGGGGAGCAAGACAGACTGTCCTGGAACAGGATTCCTTTTGAGGAATAGAGGCtaggtggggaggggaaggtaGTGAGGCTGGGGACCTCTGGGGGTTGGCAGGGAACAGAGGCCAGCTCTTCATTGGCACACCTACCCAGGACCAAGCTCAGGGCTTGGCCCACTGGCAGGTACCTACACTTGGGGGAACCAAGGGCTGATAGGTCagaggggcaggggtggaggggtACAGAGTGAGGCCCTCACCACAGGGTACTGAGACAGGTCATTGTAGGTCCGCCCCGCAATGGTGTTGAGTTGCATCAAGTACTCGAAGTTGGATATCTCACGCTGTACCCATTTCTGGGGACAGGGGCAATCAAGATGTGAGCCAGGTGGGCTGTCCAGCACTGCCCCCTGATTCAGGGTCCCAACTTCACATCCCTCACACTCCGGGCTCTCACCTGTGTAAGGCCTGAGGCACGCAGCATCTCCTGGGGGGAGCGGCTGCTTAGGTAGCCTTGAGAGGGAGGCCGTAGGCGCAAGAGCCACGAGTACACCTGGTTCCGTACCTGGGTGTGGGGTGGGatggggccaggctggggcctGGGAGTCTGGCTAGGAGATGAGGCTGGGGTCGTGCCCACCTTGCATGGGAAGTTGAGGAAGTAGTTGGCCTGATCGATAAAGAAGAGCTCAAGTGCTGAACGGCGCAGGTTGAAACGCCGCAGGTGGACCTCACGCAGCTGGGCCAATGGGCGCCGGAAATCATAGCCAATGCCTATGGGGAGGAACAGCAGGTACAGGAGTCACTCACCCCAAGCCCACCCAGACCTCAGCCATTCCCTGCCATCTTCCCAACCCACACCACCAGGACGCACCCTCCTCAGTTTCGACACGCTCAGTGCTGCCATCGTAGAAGTACACATTCTGTGTGGTGACCTCCAGCAGCCCTGGGACCACGGCCACTACCGTCACCAGCTGGCACTCAGCCGACAGCACCAGCTTCTCACGCTGCTCATCCAGTTCTGCTGCTTCCATCCTAAAGACCAGCAACCTACCTCAGGCTCTAGGCTCTGGGACCCCCTTCTTCACAAGCCCAAAGGGCATCCAAGTGCCATTGAGTCATGGGGTATATACTCTCATGACTCCCAGAGATGGGGAGGGGCTGTCTAGGGTCCAGAACCTACTGGTCCCAGCCCCTGTCCCCAGCCTGCCACCCACTAGGCTTCTGAATATTTTGCCAGGATGCCAACCCTTGTCCCCTGCTCCCCTCACCCAGCCCCTGCCCACTCCCTGGGCCCCCTTCCCGCTCTGGTTTGTTTCTCAGTGCTGTCCTCGGGTGCCTGGCTGTTAAAAGAGAAACTCAGCCCTGTTAGGAGACTTTCCCACCCCCCATCTGGCTTTGGACAGTCCCTTCAGGGGGATGTAGTCAGGCAGCAGAAGAGGGAGTTGATCCCACAGAGGCATGCACACACTGGAGCAGACCCCTTGCCCACCACCCCAGTCCGATCTCTCCAGGGCCTCACTCACGGGGTCTCCAGCTCAGCCAGCTCATCTTCGCCGAGCTGGTCCTCCTGCAGCTCCTCGGGTGGGGTGCTCACTTTGGCCTCTTTGGTCACTGCCAGAGGCAGTGAGGCCTCCTCAGTGGGTGTCAGGGGAACCTCACCTGCAAGGGGCCAAGGGTACTCAGATGAAGCAAGGCAGGATGGGACACGGGACAATTGAGTTGGGCGGACCCAGCTCAGCATACTCCCTCACCCAGATTGTCACGGAGGGCACTGGCTTCCAGGTGAGGGTCGAAGTGATGGTTGGGCACCAGCTTCAGACGCATGCGTGAGTATGTCTCAGCGCTGGACAGTTTCCAGCGGAGGGTGGGAGGGTCCCTGTAGAATGTCCCCCAGGTCATGGGTCGGTAGAAGGCTGTAGACACCCCCATCCCTCACCCCAAAGGCAGTCTGGGGTTCCAGGTGACCCCCTCCCTCCCAAGCCCCACCCCTCCACAGTGACACTGCCTCAAGCCCGGCCCACCTCAGCGCCCATGCCCCACATGGGCTGGCGAGCTGGCGCCACAGCGTGCCCCAGTGCAGCAGGGCTGTGGAGTGCTGCGCTGCCTGCTGCTTCAGCGCTGCCGTGTAGCGCAGCCCCTCCAGGCGCGCCCGCCTCTGCGCAGGTTCCAGCACCAGCTCCTGGGGTGGGGGAAATAGGTCAGTCCCCTGGCTGCTGCCTGTCCTACCCCTATTTCTCCACCTTGTGAGACATCTCCTGGGCGCATGTGTGGATCAGtttcccatccccacccctgtGGCACACCTGGAAGGCCCGACGACTCTGGGCACGCTCCCGCTGGCGCCGCTGCCCACTGCTCATGAGCATGTCATAGCAGGCATTCCAGAAACCTGACATAAGGTCGTGGCTCTTAGCATACGTGTCCATTTCGAACTGGGACATGGTTGGCTGCACCTGGAGGATTGGTCAGAGGAGAACAGTGCTCGATATGGGCCCCAGTCCCCACTCCTcttcctgggccccacctccaggcACCTGTTTGTCGATGAAGTGGCGCCATTCGGGTGTGGCACAAAAAGCCTGGAAGTCTTCAAAGAAGGTGGGGCTGCCATTGGTGGGTGGCAGGGAGGGTAGTCCCCACTGCAGCCCCAGCGGCTCATAGGCACGGTCTAGCAGCGTGCGTACCAGCGGCACCAGCCAGGAGCAGCGCTCTGCGGCTGCTGTGGCTGCAGGTGGGGGCCCTGTCTTATCAGTGGCTGACTCGGAGGAAGAGGTGTTCAGCGCCCGCCCCAGTGCAGCCTCCAGCTTGGAGAGCACATAGCAGGCTTCCTCCTGGCGGGCTGGCACTGCAGTCTGTAGCAGCATGTGCAATCTCACATAGGCCTGGGCATGCAGCTGTGGGTGCAAGAGAGATGAGTGGCACCCAGCCACTCTTGGAGCTCCCCACACCTCCCATGCCCCCTGCCCCCATGTTCACCCTGTGCTCACCTGTGGGTCTTCCAGCAGGATGTAGCCAAGCACAAGCCGCAGGCCAATCTGTGCCATCTCACGGAGATCAGCTGTGCCGTTGGCCAGGTGGGGCCAGGCTCCCAGGCGATCAAGTAGGCTGCATACACCTTCAAAGAGCTGCCACAGACAACGGGTTCCCAACAGACATCACCAGGGGAGGCCAGGAGTCCATGGAAAGAGAGCAAAGTAAAGTTTGCGCTGGGGGCCAGGTAGGGTTTGTGCACACAGGCAAGTCCACGCTCACAGGCATTCATGCTGATGTACCCACAACTGCGCACGTGTACCCATCCACCTCCCAGACCAGATCCCTGCAGCCTTGCGTGAACCTGAGTGTTCATGTGGCTCACGCCTCTCTGAGGGGCCGCACCTTCTCACTCCACAGTTCCTGGTTACCATGGCCTTCAGCACACAGGAAGTCCTGCAGCAGACGCAGCAGCCAAAGCACCTGCTGGGTGAGGCTGGCCAGGACCCCCACGGGGGCTTCCTTGATGTCGGTCAGGGCTGACTCCAGCATCATCTCCAGGAGGCTGGCGGGTGAGTGGGGAACTCAAGGGTCTACCTGactgtcttctttccttcccccgAGGCTCCCTGAAGCCCCTCCCGCTCCAGACTTGCCCTCTCACCTGCGCTTGATGCAGTCTGGTGGGCGCACAAGTGTGGCTGAGGCCCCCAGCTGGGTGAGCACCGAGAAAACCTGGCCACGCTCCCGCCAGGCAGCCTCATCGCTGCCTTCCACACCACGCCACGTCACCGAGAACAGCACGTTGGTGAGCAGATTGCACAACTCTTCCTCAGAGGTTTGCTGTGGGCACAGGTGGGTGATGTGGGCATGGGTTGTGGGCCGCAGAGGGAATCAGGCTGATGCCCATCCATCCCCAGTCAGCATCCCTCCTGGGGTagccacccaggaggcagagcatTTGGCTAACAGTGAGCCTGGCACTAAGGGCGTGGAAGAACTGTTTAGGGGTCTCAGCTACTACCTGAGTTCCAGGCAGAATCCTGGGGTCTCGCCAGACTCCCAAGAAGAGATGAGGCAGTTCACATAGAACGAGCAGAGGCCCATCCCCAAACCCAGAAGCCCAGGGCAGGGCCATTGGCGTTTGCTGCCCTTGGACCCTCTGAGGTCTCTGCCCTACAGGCTCTCTTGAGGGCCCTTCTGAAGCCTGGCTGGTGTCACCCACTCTGGCTCGTCATGACTCGCACTGTTCCAGGAGCCCTCTGGGAACACAACTACAGATGAGAGCTATGATGGGACAGCACAGGCCTGACTGGCAGTGCAACCCTGGTCAGACAGGGCCACACCTTTGGAGAGGCTACACTGCCAGTCCTGTGTAACAGAAGTGTCCTCCCTTGGGTACCATGCAGTGGCAGAGGGTGGGCCCATCTCACCTGTGGGTTGCTGGTGTTCGAGGTATCATCCCCGTTAATGGTGGGCTCTGGGAGGCTGCCGTCCTCCAGCACATTGGAGAGACTAGAGCTGTGGTGGCCAGGGGCAGCAGAAAAGGGCCTCGGCCCATCCAGTGGGGAAGGAGTGccaggctggctggctggagTAAGAGTACCACTGCTGCCGCCACCACCAGCAGTGTTGCCTGATCCTACACTAGACCGTTCCAGGCCCAGGTCAAAGGGCATGCAGAATGGGGAGAGAGCATGGTAAAAGCCATCAGGGTCAGGGCAGGGGGCCTCTGAGGGCAGGAAGACATCTGAAGGCTCAGCAGGTGACTCAGTGGGTGGCTTGGGTGGGGCTGGCTTGGGAGAGGTGGGTGACTctggggaagaaggagggggaCTGCCAGCTGTGGCAGCCTCCAGGACATATAGCCGGGTCAGCACATCCTGCCAGCCAGCCTGTCGGGCCAGAAGGCGCACTATATCTGGCTGTCCATAGATGAGGTGGAAGAGCTGCAGGCAAGAGCACAGCACGTGAGGACGCATCCAACTGCCTGCCCCAGACCCTCATCCGGGGTCTTTGCAGAGGAGGGCTCCAGAGACCCCCTCATGAGACAGGCAAGGTGAAGGCCAGAGGGTAGAAGccaccctccccctcccccaaagCTTTTACATCTCATGCTCACCTGGCGACAGATGTCTAGGCGAACGCTGAGGTCAGCCTGGAGGGACAGCTGTACCACAGCCAGCAGATCTGAGAGGTTCAGGCAATCTGGGGGGGATGGGTTGGGGGGACCTGAGGGACTGACCCGACTAGGAAGGGTCgggcccagccctggcccctgtGCCACtaccttccttcttcctgcctgcctgccctgtTTTTCTGACATGTCACCCCCTCCACTTGGCTGTAACCAGGTTGTACCTGCCCCCAGGAACAGCTTGTAGAGTCCCTGGCAGAGCTGGGGGGAAACAGTCCCCTCAGGCAAGCAGGCAATCAGACCCTGGAGACCACACTCCCGCAGCCGGAGGCGCTGGCGGCTCCGCTCAGGTAGCCGCTCATTCTGCTGCAGTCTGCGCAGGATCTGTGTGGGGGTCATCGGAGGACTGTCATCATGTGGAAGGAGTTACTGTAGGAGGGGAAGTCACCGTGCAGGTGTGTGGCTCAAGAGGCCCTTGAAGGCAGCTTCATCTGCTGGCCCAAGGCCTGCTGTACCTCCCTGAACCCCAGGCAGGGGCCCCAGTGAATGGGATGCCAGGGGAGGGGATGGGCTGGATGTACCTTGCAGACTCGATCGGGCAGCAGGGGCAGTGACCCTGGCCGCACTAGCAGGGCCAGCAGCACTTCGAGGTTCCCTGGCTCCAACAGAAAGATAGCCAAGGACTCCTGCGCCAGGGAACCGTGCAGCAGGGCTAGCAGCAGGTCCAGCACACCCACCACCTGGGGATGCAGAGTCTCACACTGTGCCAGGCCCCCATGCCCCCCTCACCCAAGCCTCCCCTTCCCCAACCTCCAGCCTACCTGGCCATCATCGCCTGTGGCTGCCAAAAAGTTCAGCATGATCTGCGTGACCTGCACGTCATCTGCTGAGAGGCTCCGCACCAGGAACTCCCTTGCCAGGCCCAGGAGGGAGGTCTGCACGGTGCGTAGGTCGTCAGCAGCCAGGGGGCGCTCCCGCTGCGGGCTGGCAGGTCAGCAGGCACACCCAGCCAGGTCCGGAGAAAGGTGGGGAGACAGggggagaaagggggagagagggggagagagggggagggagggtgggcagGTGAGTCAGGTAAGCGCATAGCCCAGTCCCCAAGGCCAGAGGCCACTGTGTCAGCGTCAGCCCCCCATGGCCCATCTGGCCCCACTGGCCTCACCTGTAGTGGGTGCGCAGAGCATCCAGGATAAACTGGACGCCGTACTTCTTCCGCAGCTTCTGTCTGTGCTCCCGAACGATGCTGGACATGTACTGGATGTGGCCTGAGCAGGAATGAGCAGGAGGCTCAGGCCACTAGGCTGAGCTGGACCCTTCAGATCCTCCAGGCCAGGGCCATGTGCCTGTCAGACTTCCAGGGCAGGGTCATAGTCCCCTCAGCCACCCCATGGCATTCTGGATTCCTATCAGGTGAGTCCCTCAGATCCCCCAGAGCAGCGTTCTAACTTCTCAGTGCTCAGCCACCCTATGGCCAGCCCCTTGCTCAGGTCCTCACACCTACCGAGGCGCACGGCGAAGTCACTGAGGGTCCAGAGGTGAAAGTTGAAGAGCAAATGCTGGTAGAGTAGGTACAGGAGGGGCCCGCTGCCCTCAGCCGCCACTTGCTCCATCAGCAGCTGGGCAGACATGAGCACGTTCATGTCCATGGCCCAGCTGGGGACCTGGGGTGAGACAGGAGCTGGAGTGAGGGCTCAGGCTCTGCCCACCTGCTGTCTGAACTTCTCAGCTGCCACCCTTCCCTGCACAGCCATGATGGCCACAGACATGGCCACCCACCTGCTCAGAACCCTTTGGGGGCTCCCTGCCGCCTCTGACATGCAAGCCTCCTGCCTGCTGTGCGGGTCCCCACCCCAACCTGTGCTGGGCCTTTCCCCAAATCTTCCAGATCCAACCCTGCTCGGCCTTTCAGGGCCCACTCAAGTATCAACTCTCCCAGGAGGTTCTCCATGACTGACAGGGCAGCAGGTTCCCCACTCAGTCCCCTCGGTCAGACAGGCTGACCATATCCCTAATCCTCCATGC contains the following coding sequences:
- the NBEAL2 gene encoding neurobeachin-like protein 2 isoform X6, with protein sequence MAASERLYELWLLYYAQKDLGYLQQWLKAFVGAFKKSISLSSLEPRRPEEAGAEVPLLPLDALHVLAEQLHQADLEQALLLLKLFIILCRNLENIEAGRGQVLVPRVLALLTKLVAELKGCPPPQDQGAQLENVALHALLLCEGLFDPYQTWRRQRSGEVISSKEKSKYKFPPAALPQEFSAFFQESLQNADHLPPILLLRLIHLFCAILAGGKENGQMAVSDGSVKGLLSVVRGWSHGPAPDPHLVPLALEALVGAVHVLHASRTPPRGPELRALLESYFHVLNADWPAGLSSGPEEALVTLRVSMLDAIPMMLACEDRPVLQATFLSNNCFEHLTRLIQNSKVLDQDTDAIAVHVVRVLTCIMSDSPSAKAVEGDHSLCPPPPIRNEQPILVLVQWLPSLPTAELRLFLAQRLRWLCDSCPASRATCVQAGLVGCLLETLSTGLALEARCQEQLLALLQALGRVSIRPMELRHLLRPPPGLDSGPGGAEAGKARHAGAVIRSLSGMARHQGPARALRYFDLTPSMAGIMVPPVQRWPGPGFTFHAWLCLHPMDIAPTPAPTRPLQRKQLYSFFTSSGSGFEAFFTAAGTLVVAVCTRKEYLTMSLPEVSFADSAWHCVAIVHVPGRRPFSQNLVHVYKDGHLVKTAPLRCPSLSEPFSSCCIGSAGHRTTTTTTGLPMPPVPATLAYTHPALTRSQSVPASTGLGWGSGLVAPLQEGSIDSTLAGTQDTRWGSPTSLEGELGTVAIFHEALQATALWTLCTLGPNETAPFKPEGELHELSTRLLLHYSPQACKNNICLDLSPSHGLDGRLTGHRVETWDVKDVVNCVGGMGALLPLLERVAAQPKEAEASPAETHDLVGPELTSGHKTQGLVLPLGKSSEERMERNAVAAFLLMLRNFLQGHVVNQESLVQCQGPAIIGALLRKVPSWAMDMNVLMSAQLLMEQVAAEGSGPLLYLLYQHLLFNFHLWTLSDFAVRLGHIQYMSSIVREHRQKLRKKYGVQFILDALRTHYSPQRERPLAADDLRTVQTSLLGLAREFLVRSLSADDVQVTQIMLNFLAATGDDGQVVGVLDLLLALLHGSLAQESLAIFLLEPGNLEVLLALLVRPGSLPLLPDRVCKILRRLQQNERLPERSRQRLRLRECGLQGLIACLPEGTVSPQLCQGLYKLFLGADCLNLSDLLAVVQLSLQADLSVRLDICRQLFHLIYGQPDIVRLLARQAGWQDVLTRLYVLEAATAGSPPPSSPESPTSPKPAPPKPPTESPAEPSDVFLPSEAPCPDPDGFYHALSPFCMPFDLGLERSSVGSGNTAGGGGSSGTLTPASQPGTPSPLDGPRPFSAAPGHHSSSLSNVLEDGSLPEPTINGDDTSNTSNPQQTSEEELCNLLTNVLFSVTWRGVEGSDEAAWRERGQVFSVLTQLGASATLVRPPDCIKRSLLEMMLESALTDIKEAPVGVLASLTQQVLWLLRLLQDFLCAEGHGNQELWSEKLFEGVCSLLDRLGAWPHLANGTADLREMAQIGLRLVLGYILLEDPQLHAQAYVRLHMLLQTAVPARQEEACYVLSKLEAALGRALNTSSSESATDKTGPPPAATAAAERCSWLVPLVRTLLDRAYEPLGLQWGLPSLPPTNGSPTFFEDFQAFCATPEWRHFIDKQVQPTMSQFEMDTYAKSHDLMSGFWNACYDMLMSSGQRRQRERAQSRRAFQELVLEPAQRRARLEGLRYTAALKQQAAQHSTALLHWGTLWRQLASPCGAWALRDPPTLRWKLSSAETYSRMRLKLVPNHHFDPHLEASALRDNLGEVPLTPTEEASLPLAVTKEAKVSTPPEELQEDQLGEDELAELETPMEAAELDEQREKLVLSAECQLVTVVAVVPGLLEVTTQNVYFYDGSTERVETEEGIGYDFRRPLAQLREVHLRRFNLRRSALELFFIDQANYFLNFPCKVGTTPASSPSQTPRPQPGPIPPHTQVRNQVYSWLLRLRPPSQGYLSSRSPQEMLRASGLTQKWVQREISNFEYLMQLNTIAGRTYNDLSQYPVFPWVLQDYVSPTLDLSNPAVFRDLSKPIGVVNPKHAQLVREKYESFEDPAGTIDKFHYGTHYSNAAGVMHYLIRVEPFTSLHVQLQSGRFDCSDRQFHSVAAAWQARLESPADVKELIPEFFYFPDFLENQNGFDLGCLQLTNEKVGDVVLPPWASSPEDFIQQHRQALESEYVSAHLHEWIDLIFGYKQRGPAAEEALNVFYYCTYEGAVDLDHVTDERERKALEGIISNFGQTPCQLLKEPHPTRLSAEEAAHRLARLDTNSPSIFQHLDQLKAFFAEVVSDGVPLVLALVPHRQPHSFITQGSPDLLVTVSASGLLGTHSWLPYDRNISNYFSFSKDPTMGSHKTQRLLSGPWVPDSGVSGQALAVAPDGKLLFSGGHWDGSLRVTALSRGKLLSQLSRHLDVVTCLALDTCGIYLISGSRDTTCMVWRLLHQGGLSVGLAPKPVQVLYGHGAAVSCVAINTELDMAVSGSEDGTVIIHTVRRGQFVAALQPPSASVPGPIFHLALGSEGQIVVQSSAWERPGAQVTYSLHLYSVNGKLRASLPLAEQPTALTVTEDFVLLGTAQCALHILQLNTLLPAAPPLPMKVAIRSVAVTKERSHVLVGLEDGKLIVVGAGQPSEVRSSQFARKLWRSSRRISQVSSGETEYNPAEAR